Genomic DNA from Rhodoferax mekongensis:
GCTAAAGGTAATGCGTTGCAGCAACTGCCGGATCTCCGGCCGCGCCAGTTTGGTGTCCAGGTCCGGCTGCCCCAGCAGTACTAGCTGAATCAGTTTGCGTTTCTCGGTTTCAAGATTGGACAGGAGTCGAAGGCTCTCCACGGTCCGGACCGGAATGGCCTGTGCCTCGTCAATGCACACCACCACGCGCCGGCCATGCACAGCGTGCTCCAACAAACAGCGACCGATGGTGGTCATCACCTGATGCCGGTGTTGGCGGTGGCTCACTTTCAGGCCCAGTTCCGCTGCAAGTGCCAGAAGCAAATCGTCAGGGCCCATATCCGGGTTCGGTATGTAGGCCGTCACGCACTCGTCCTGCAGCGTTTTGAGCAATTGGCGGCAAAGCACGGTCTTGCCACAGCCCAGCTCGCCGACCACCTTCAGGAAACCCTCGCCGCTGCGCAGCGCCACCAGGAGCGTGTTCAGTGTGGCTTGGGCGCCTTCGTGAGCAAAGTAGAAATCAGTATCCGGCGTGATGGAAAACGGGGCCTCACGCAGCGAAAAGTGCCCCAGGTACATTACTTCGCCGAGCCGTCAAGCTGGATGACGCGGGCGCGGGTAGCGTCCATGTCATCGATGGCCGCACGGGCCCGGCGGCCTTGTGCCTCCCAGTCCGCCGAAGACCGGATGATGGTAGGCTTGATCAGCACAATCACTTCCTTTTTGCGGCCCTGGGTGGCACGGTTGCCGAACAGCGCGCCCAAGCCGGGCATGCTGGTCGTGCCGGGAATGCCGGATGCGTTGCGGCTGGACTCCAACTGCATCAAACCACCAATCGCCACGATGGAACCGTCCTGGATCCGGACCAAAGTATCTGTTTCATTCACGGCGCTGGAAGCCAAGGGCAACTTGAAGTTGCCGGCGCTGCCCAGATCGATCTGCTTGGACTTTTCAGTGACCGTGGTCAGCGAGGGGTGCACGTGCAGCGTGACATTGACGCCGTCATCGATTTGCGGTGTCACGTCCAGAGAAATGCCCGAAAAGAACGGGGTTAGTGTCACGGTGGGCAAGGTGCTGGTCGTGGTGGTGCTGGAAGTTCCGTTGGTGGAGTTGGTGCCACCTGAAACATTGGTCACAAAGAACTCATCCGTGCCCACCTTCAAGACCGCTTTCTGGTTGTTCAAGGTCGCTACACGCGGGCTGGAGAGAGTTTGTACATCACCCTGCGTTTCGAGAAAGCCCAACACGGCACCGAATTGGCTGGTCGCCAAGGCGAGACCGAACAGGCCGCCACCGGTGGCGACAGAGGGGAATGCCACTGCGCCATTGATGGTGGTGGTGCCTTGCACAAATGCATTGGTACTGGTCACGCCACTACCGATTACTCCGGCTGCCACTTGGGTGCTGCCATCGTTGTTGAATGCACCCCA
This window encodes:
- a CDS encoding ExeA family protein, whose translation is MYLGHFSLREAPFSITPDTDFYFAHEGAQATLNTLLVALRSGEGFLKVVGELGCGKTVLCRQLLKTLQDECVTAYIPNPDMGPDDLLLALAAELGLKVSHRQHRHQVMTTIGRCLLEHAVHGRRVVVCIDEAQAIPVRTVESLRLLSNLETEKRKLIQLVLLGQPDLDTKLARPEIRQLLQRITFSEYLGPMASGTVGDYLRHRLARAALSEHTDLDVFEVDAVQHMAAISAGVPRLVNILAHKCLMLAYGEGVHRVSMAHVKLAAVDTPGLTKPFRGPARWWRWLRSGSSRQSTAVRTAGEVYE